A window from Podospora bellae-mahoneyi strain CBS 112042 chromosome 1 map unlocalized CBS112042p_1, whole genome shotgun sequence encodes these proteins:
- the MCD1 gene encoding sister chromatid cohesion protein 1 (BUSCO:EOG0926115V; EggNog:ENOG503NXWB; COG:D), giving the protein MFWSGTLLSATGPLAKAWLSANQERKVSKVQILQHNLQDSVDAIIAPNDAPLALRLSGQLLLGVVRIYSRKARYLLDDCNEALVKIKMAFRSTGNHDIPTNLHIQNKEALMLPDKITMYDNLDLLPPPSSDFLLSQLEAITATPSMARKARALNRDTYLQEDFNNSQFLQNTYQDEDEEMGLGNFDDDLGLKLDFGEDIVEGSRLDRSVEMGRDAPPVRSVEDDMLSEMDFDLGKDRNERAVSLEGLDFGDGVHIMDDEGDIAMPDDVTLNVGDASAMPAAAGPDMSRARISESPLSDIDEEFAKEVEMEYSRHMTTDLYEPSDEPTATIANAPQRQKKRKLLQPDEQTVLSTQQIREQQAKRDNILKPQSFLTHDPYITGLEDLHKNGGFIQNILFEGRSDGWAPELKGLLSLGSIRPNELKRKRDSGVADMETDEEQNRSKSPRLELPADESVFNMDGTVIGNQSIAADGTVLDIPADETAVLQHDEEGERRHEASSPMPNFDETSVPIVHPADSGPVSIGTKHAVHILRDLFGAEAETNAEVRKKNAVVFQELLPEGRTSKADATKMFFECLVLATKDAIKVEQPEGSLGGPIRVRGKRGLWGDWAEREAGGEMAREQHQGNEPGHAVATTAAVSVSA; this is encoded by the exons ATGTTCTGGTCGGGCACGCTTCTCAGCGCCACCGGCCCCTTGGCCAAGGCATGGCTATCTGCCAACCAGGAGCGCAAGGTGTCGAAAGTCCAGATTTTGCAGCACAATCTCCAGGACAGTGTCGACGCCATTATCGCTCCCAACGATGCCCCCTTAGCTCTCCGTCTCTCCGGCCAGCTCCTGCTAGGTGTCGTTCGCATCTACAGCCGCAAGGCCCGCTACCTGCTCGACGACTGCAATGAAGCTCTTGTCAAGATCAAAATG GCTTTCCGTTCGACTGGCAATCATGATATTCCCACAAACTTGCACATTCAGAACAAGGAAGCTCTAATGTTGCCTGATAAAATCACAATGTACGACAACCTCGATttgctcccaccaccaagctcggATTTCCTCCTGTCACAACTGGAAGCGATCACTGCCACGCCCTCTATGGCCCGCAAGGCTCGTGCGCTGAACCGAGATACATATTTGCAAGAGGATTTCAACAATAGCCAGTTCCTTCAAAATACATAtcaggatgaggatgaggaaatGGGACTCGGTAATTTCGATGACGATCTCGGTCTGAAACTGGATTTTGGTGAGGATATTGTTGAAGGATCAAGGCTGGACCGGAGCGTGGAAATGGGCAGAGATGCGCCTCCCGTCCGGTCTGTTGAGGACGACATGCTCAGCGAGATGGACTTCGACCTGGGCAAGGACAGAAACGAGCGTGCCGTCTCCCTGGAAGGACTTGACTTTGGCGATGGCGTTCACAtcatggatgatgagggcgatATCGCCATGCCAGACGATGTCACGCTCAATGTTGGTGATGCGTCTGCGATGCCCGCAGCTGCTGGCCCCGATATGAGCCGCGCCCGCATCTCGGAGTCCCCGCTGTCCGACATTGATGAGGAGTTTGccaaggaggttgagatggagTACAGCCGCCACATGACTACCGATCTGTACGAGCCTAGTGACGAGCCAACCGCCACCATTGCCAACGCCCCTCAGcgccagaagaagagaaagctACTCCAACCTGATGAGCAAACTGTTCTGTCTACTCAACAGATCAGGGAACAGCAGGCGAAGCGCGACAACATCTTGAAGCCACAGTCCTTCCTCACTCATGACCCGTACATCACTGGTCTTGAGGACCTCCACAAAAATGGTGGCTTTATTCAGAACATTTTGTTTGAGGGCCGCAGTGATGGGTGGGCTCCCGAGCTGAAGGGTCTCTTGTCCCTTGGCTCGATTCGGCCAAATGAGCTCAAGCGGAAGCGCGATAGCGGCGTTGCCGACATGGAGACGGACGAAGAGCAAAACAGGTCCAAGTCTCCCCGTCTTGAACTTCCCGCCGACGAGAGTGTCTTCAACATGGACGGGACCGTTATTGGCAACCAGTCCATCGCAGCCGATGGCACAGTTCTCGATATTCCCGCTGATGAGACTGCTGTGCTGCAGCACGAcgaagagggggagaggcGCCACGAGGCCTCTAGCCCGATGCCCAACTTTGATGAGACCAGCGTTCCCATCGTTCACCCCGCTGACAGCGGGCCCGTATCGATTGGCACCAAGCATGCTGTCCATATCCTGCGCGACCTCTTCGGTGCTGAGGCCGAAACCAATGCTGAAGTCCGCAAGAAGAATGCCGTTGTCTTCCAGGAACTCCTGCCAGAAGGAAGGACAAGCAAGGCCGATGCCACCAAGATGTTCTTTGAGTGCCTTGTCCTTGCCACCAaggatgccatcaaggtcGAGCAACCCGAGGGATCCCTTGGCGGCCCAATCCGGGTGCGCGGCAAGCGTGGTCTCTGGGGTGACTGGGCCGAGAGGGAAGCAGGTGGTGAGATGGCTCGTGAGCAACATCAAGGTAACGAGCCCGGGCATGCTGTGGCTACGACTGCTGCCGTGTCTGTTTCGGCTTAG
- the PMR1 gene encoding High affinity Ca2+/Mn2+ P-type ATPase-like protein (COG:P; EggNog:ENOG503NUDF): MDRFTRTNGGDALPIYHNSPVPAQLTIPQAGDRPPSTSPRTTSAQSRSIANEYSYQSPAEVASRLNTSLTQGLTAAEALSRLRDYGPNEIPHAEPEPLWLRFLGQFKEPLIVLLLCSAGLSLLVGNMDDAVSITVAVTIVISVGFLQEYRSEKSIEALNHLVPNHAHLVRKQTSGTTPGARTPNEPTAGASGLATPEEEVLEATSSKVMAAQLVPGDLVLFTTGDRIPADIRVTKAADLTIDASNLTGENAPVRITADARPRQGFASPAPGDASLQMPRPTFAAGNADDKGQNIAYMGTLVKSGHGQGIVFATGGDTHFGTIATSVSGTESPRSPLQLSMDDLGGQLTRMSFGIIGLISIFGWLQGKNLLEIFTISVSLAVAAIPEGLPIIVTVTLALGVHRMAKHNAIVRRMPKVETLGSVNVVCTDKTGTLTTNHMTTTKIWTFGNDDAFNVDSDEELTGKEPDAATHRILRIGNIANNARPARNHNENGPAARAVFSSTQHRGQGSSSYTRWVGQPTDVAMLDLLDRFSLHDVRDSLGPRVAETPFSSERKWMGVVIADGDKEHAYMKGAIDRVLDTCDTYVTDDGREFVMDAGRREEAIQAAEKMARQGLRVLAFANGPVNKSARSKAARSTTPNGRESPNAVGAVEEQYRGLTFAGLVGMSDPPRPGVGRSIRKLMRGCVKVIMITGDGESTALAIGKQLGMAVAIPTEHSSNQITVKPVLRGDELDEMSDEDLARALDHTTIFARTTPEHKMKIIRALQSRGDIVAMTGDGVNDAPALKKADIGIAMGMHGTDVAKEAADMILTDDDFSTILHAIEEGKAIFNNIQNFLTFQLSTSAAGLSLVLICTALGFKSPLNAMQILWINIIMDGPPAQSLGVEAVDKDVMNRPPRRRNDAVLTRPLVSRVLTQAFVIMVGTMLVYTHEMQDGIVTRRDTTMTFTAFVMFDMFNALACRSESKSILRGEVGLFSNTLFNWAVSLSMLGQLLVIYFPWLQEVFQTEALGWGDLAKLMVLCSTVFWVDEGRKWLKYGKGKIGLGGRTGGGYSQAV; the protein is encoded by the exons ATGGATCGCTTTACTCGAACGAATGGCGGCGATGCGCTGCCAATCTACCACAACTCCCCTGTGCCTGCGCAGCTCACCATACCTCAGGCCGGTGACCGCCCCCCATCTACCTCACCACGGACGACGTCTGCACAATCAAGA AGCATTGCCAACGAATATTCTTACCAAAGCCCCGCCGAAGTCGCATCTCGATTAAATACGTCGTTAACTCAAGGCCTGACGGCTGCGGAGGCCCTTTCAAGGCTACGCGACTATGGCCCAAACGAAATACCTCACGCCGAGCCTGAGCCATTATGGTTGCGGTTTCTCGGGCAATTCAAAGAGCCCCTGATTgtcttgctgctgtgctCGGCTGGGCTGTCATTGCTGGTAGGAAACATGGACGACGCTGTCAGCATCACAGTGGCGGTGACCATTGTTATTAGTGTGGGGTTCTTGCAAGAATATCGTTCCGAAAAGTCTATTGAGGCACTCAACCACTTGGTTCCGAACCATGCGCATCTTGTGCGGAAACAAACATCGGGTACGACCCCTGGGGCCCGCACCCCAAATGAACCCACGGCCGGCGCTTCAGGATTAGCGACgcccgaggaggaggttctcGAGGCTACTTCATCAAAAGTCATGGCCGCCCAGCTTGTACCTGGTGACCTCGTTCTCTTCACCACTGGCGATCGTATCCCTGCCGACATTCGAGTCACCAAAGCTGCGGACTTGACCATCGACGCCTCGAACCTCACAGGAGAGAATGCACCTGTCAGGATCACAGCAGATGCTCGCCCCCGCCAAGGCTTCGCATCACCTGCCCCAGGCGATGCCAGCCTTCAGATGCCTCGTCCAACTTTTGCGGCAGGCAATGCGGACGACAAGGGTCAAAATATTGCGTACATGGGAACACTGGTAAAATCCGGACATGGACAAGGAATTGTGTTTGCGACTGGAGGTGATACGCACTTTGGCACTATTGCCACCAGTGTCTCTGGAACTGAAAGCCCGCGGTcccctctccagctctccaTGGACGACCTAGGAGGCCAGCTGACACGCATGTCATTTGGAATCATTGGTCTGATCTCCATATTTGGATGGTTGCAGGGAAAGAACCTGCTTGAAATATTCACCATCTCCGTCTCACTGGCTGTTGCGGCTATTCCTGAAGGTCTTCCCATCATTGTCACAGTCACCCTAGCTTTGGGCGTTCACCGGATGGCTAAACATAACGCCATTGTCCGTCGGATGCCGAAAGTTGAGACGCTGGGTTCTGTGAATGTGGTCTGCACAGACAAAACGGGTACACTGACAACGAATCATATGACAACGACCAAGATTTGGACATTTGGCAATGACGATGCCTTCAATGTTGATTCGGATGAAGAATTGACGGGAAAGGAGCCCGACGCTGCCACCCACAGGATCTTGCGCATTGGCAACATTGCCAACAATGCCCGTCCTGCGAGAAATCACAATGAAAATGGACCTGCTGCCAGAGCCGTCTTTTCCTCCACACAACACAGAGGTCAAGGGTCGTCATCATACACCCGTTGGGTAGGACAGCCCACAGATGTTGCTATGCTTGACCTGTTGGATCGGTTCAGTTTACATGACGTCCGTGACTCCCTTGGACCTCGAGTTGCTGAGACGCCATTCAGCTCTGAGCGCAAGTGGATGGGCGTCGTCATTGCAGACGGAGATAAGGAACATGCATATATGAAGGGCGCGATTGATCGAGTCCTCGACACTTGCGATACATATGTGACAGATGATGGGCGGGAGTTCGTCATGGATGCTGGTCGCAGGGAAGAGGCTATACAGGCAGCCGAGAAGATGGCTAGGCAAGGCCTCCGTGTCCTTGCTTTTGCCAATGGTCCGGTAAATAAGTCTGCTAGGAGCAAGGCTGCCAGGAGCACCACTCCGAATGGCCGGGAAAGTCCCAATGCTGTTGGCGCTGTTGAAGAGCAGTACCGGGGACTTACGTTTGCCGGACTTGTAGGCATGAGTGATCCCCCTCGACCTGGTGTCGGCCGCTCTATCAGAAAACTGATGCGAGGCTGTGTCAAGGTTATCATGATTACTGGCGACGGCGAATCAACCGCTTTGGCGATTGGCAAGCAATTGGGAATGGCGGTCGCCATTCCCACAGAACACTCTTCGAATCAGATCACCGTCAAGCCAGTATTGCGGGGTGATGAGCTTGACGAGATGTCCGATGAAGATCTTGCTCGAGCTTTGGATCACACCACTATCTTTGCCCGCACCACCCCCGAACACAAAATGAAGATCATTCGCGCTCTCCAGTCTCGTGGTGATATTGTCGCCATGACGGGAGATGGAGTCAACGATGCACCTGCCCTCAAAAAGGCGGATATCGGCATTGCCATGGGCATGCATGGAACTGACGTCGCCAAAGAGGCGGCTGATATGATTCTAACGGACGACGATTTCTCTACTATTCTTCACGCTAtcgaggagggcaaggccatcttcaacaaTATTCAGAACTTCCTCACCTTTCAGCTGAGCACAAGCGCGGCCGGCCTCTCTCTTGTCTTGATCTGCACCGCTTTGGGGTTCAAGTCTCCATTAAACGCGATGCAGATTCTGTGGATCA ACATCATAATGGATGGGCCTCCGGCGCAATCCCTCGGCGTCGAAGCTGTAGACAAGGACGTTATGAaccgccctccccgccgccgtAACGACGCGGTCCTTACCCGCCCGTTGGTTTCTCGCGTGTTGACCCAAGCGTTTGTCATTATGGTTGGCACGATGCTGGTTTACACTCACGAAATGCAAGACGGCATCGTCACCCGTCGGGACACCACCATGACCTTCACCGCTTTTGTCATGTTTGACATGTTCAACGCTCTTGCTTGCCGTTCCGAATCGAAATCGATCTTgagaggagaagttgggcTGTTCAGCAACACTCTGTTCAACTGGGCCGTGAGCTTGAGTATGTTGGGGCAGCTGCTGGTGATTTACTTCCCTTGGCTGCAGGAGGTGTTCCAGACGGAGGCGCTGGGGTGGGGTGATCTGGCGAAGCTGATGGTGCTGTGTAGCACTGTGTtctgggtggatgaggggaggaagTGGTTGAAgtatgggaaggggaagattgggttgggtgggaggacAGGGGGTGGGTACAGTCAGGCTGTGTGA
- a CDS encoding uncharacterized protein (EggNog:ENOG503P7DP; COG:S): MAFPLQLSFPWFFSFPLVASDIGGTCHWPYMMKRRNLQYTLLFLYCIDRCTAVNKCYYPGGGESLNDAPCDPDAEVSVCCGRFSSGGGCLSNKLCMGIDGRMSRGSCTDKNWLSPECPNFCTVLRQGIVVTPCLNGNDSSTTHCCFLDRICCSDESALFEAPPARPVTTATWNSKSSRYMSFQLQPSTSSSSTKTSTSSLSTASLTSTSTESTATTASRSITTTEPASSTTTPESTPSQPGNQPQSQPQPQQQQQQQQPGPLPPATTAGIAIGAILGAALIAAVVYLLWRLNKSQKLLEQAVAGNQAPGNTPHYSPPYGLYHSSQHSHTPETNSVKELPSDRSAGELYAGPLPEGYSFAQRPS, encoded by the exons ATGGCATTTCCACTCCAGCTGTCTTTTccttggtttttttcttttcctctgGTTGCGTCAGATATTGGCGGAACTTGCCATTGGCCCTACATGATGAAGAGACGAAACCTACAGTATACCCTATTATTTCTTTATTGTATTGATAGATGCACGGCTGTAAACAAGTGTTACTACCCCGGTGGTGGGGAATCACTGAATGATGCTCCTTGCGACCCAGACGCCGAAGTCAGTGTCTGCTGCGGTCGCTTTTCGTCAGGCGGCGGATGCCTATCAAACAAGCTATGTATGGGGATAGATGGGAGAATGAGCCGCGGCTCTTGTACAGACAAGAATTGGTTGTCACCAGAATGTCCCAATTTCTGTACTG TACTACGCCAAGGGATCGTCGTGACACCTTGCCTCAACGGAAACGACAGCAGCACTACGCACTGCTGCTTCCTCGACCGTATCTGCTGCAGTGACGAGTCAGCCTTGTTCGAAGCACCTCCCGCCCGGCCAGTCACGACAGCGACTTGGAACTCCAAGTCTTCTCGGTACATGtctttccagctccagccctcgacctcttcatcctcaaccaaaaCGTCGACTTCCTCATTGTCAACCGCCTCTCTGACTTCAACTTCGACAGAAAGCACAGCCACGACAGCATCCCGATCCATAACCACCACAGAGCCCGCTTCATCTACAACCACCCCAGAgtcaaccccatcccaacccgGCAATCAACCacaatcccaaccccaacctcaacaacaacaacaacaacaacaaccaggacccctccccccagcaacaacagccggCATAGCCATAGGCGCCATACTCGGCGCAGCCCTCATCGCAGCAGTTGTCTACCTCCTCTGGAGGCTGAACAAAAGCCAAAAATTACTCGAGCAAGCAGTAGCAGGAAACCAAGCACCCGGAAACACACCACATTACAGTCCTCCATATGGCCTCTACCACTCCTCTCAGCATTCACACACACCCGAGACAAACTCAGTCAAGGAGCTCCCCTCCGATCGAAGCGCGGGTGAGCTCTACGCAGGGCCTTTGCCAGAGGGATATTCTTTTGCTCAGAGACCTAGTTAA